The following nucleotide sequence is from Bdellovibrio sp. ArHS.
TTATATACCAGAAACTCCACATACAGGCGTTGTTCAGAAGGAGTTTCATCGATGATGGCGACCTTCAGTTTTTCAGAGGCTGTTTTGCCTTGCAAATGCAGTTCTTCGCGAATATCCGCGCCCATTTCAGACAATGAAAAGTCTTTGATCGGAAGGGCGTGACCCTTCATCTGGTACATTTCGTAGCCAAGTATTAGAAAGGCCGCATTCGTGTTAACTTCGATGAGCTTCAGGTTTTGGTTTTCATCCAAATGAAAATCATAGCTCATCATAATAGACTTGTTGCCGGGGTCTTGAAGACCTTTTTCTTGGATCAAGTCTTGATAGTGCGCGCGATAAGCAGGCTTTTCGCGAAGAGCAAAAAGTGTCGCGACCACTTCTTGCGCCTGTTTTAAGACAGAAGAAGGCAGCTCGACCGCGAAGGGCGAAATCAGATTTTCAGAGACGATATCCTCTAGAGGCTTCGTCTGAAGCCCCGGATAAGACGATCTTAATTGCTGAATGAAATCTGATTTCGTATTCATGGCTACTTCAATGGAGAAATATGTGAATCACCTTTTTTCCAACCGGCCTGGCATAGTTCGCCCGATTGGCAGCCTTGAAGAACGCGCAGGATTTCTTTAGCGTCGCGGCCCACAGAAGTGTTGTGAATGCCCATGTACTGAATTTTTTGTTCAGGGTCGATAATGAAAGTTCCGCGAGTGGCGATGCCACGGTCTTCGAACAGTACGCCGTAGTCGCGGGCAATACGTTTTGTGAGGTCCGCAAGAAGAGGATATCCCAAATTTCCCAAATCATCGCGCAACCAGCGTTTGTGAGAATGAACTGAGTCAACGCTGCAGCCCATAACTACGGCTCCGGCGGCAGCAAAATCACTGACGTGCTCGCGGAATTGCGTTAGTTCCGTCGGACATACGAATGTAAAATCCAAGGGATAGAAAAAGAGAACAACCCATTTTCCTTTGTAATCACTTAAAGAAAGGTCCTTCACTTCGCCAGAATCGAATACAGCTTGTGTTGTGAATTGGGGTGCGGGTTGATTAATCATTGGCATAGACACTGTCTCCTTGCATCTGCTATTTATAGTTGCTCCCACTGGGGAGGAAACTCAAGGAGAAACTGTGAAAATCGTCTCTTGGAATGTGAATGGAATTAGAGCCTGCTATAAGAAGGGCTTGATGGAGTTTGTGAATGCTGAAAAGCCAGACATTTTTTGCGTTCAAGAAACAAAAGCTCACATTGATCAGGTGGAAATTGAAACCAGAAAATTGGGTTGGGAATATTCTTTTTGGTCCTCTGCGACGAAGAAGGGTTATTCCGGAGTTGCGACATTCGTTCACCAAGATCCTCAAGCGGTGCAGTTTCACTTCGACAATATTCCAGAGTATGAAGCTGAGGGTCGCATCGTGATGTCTGATCACGGCGCTTTTGATCTGTACAATATCTATTTTCCCAATGGTGGCTCAGGTGAAGAGCGCCATGGATTTAAACAGAAATTTTTGAAAGATCTAAACATTCATCTTAAAGAGAAGTTAAAAACGGGACGTCAAGTCGTCGTGGTCGGTGACTATAACGTAGCTCATGACAATATCGACGTGCACGACCCGATTCGTCTTTCCAAAGTCAGCGGATTTCTGCCTGAAGAACGAGCGTGGTTTGATTCTTTTCTGGAACTGGGCTTCATCGACACCTTCCG
It contains:
- a CDS encoding exodeoxyribonuclease III, whose product is MKIVSWNVNGIRACYKKGLMEFVNAEKPDIFCVQETKAHIDQVEIETRKLGWEYSFWSSATKKGYSGVATFVHQDPQAVQFHFDNIPEYEAEGRIVMSDHGAFDLYNIYFPNGGSGEERHGFKQKFLKDLNIHLKEKLKTGRQVVVVGDYNVAHDNIDVHDPIRLSKVSGFLPEERAWFDSFLELGFIDTFRYFKPAEAKRYSWWDMRTFGRVSNKGWRIDYICISKGLEKYLSSADILDQVQGSDHCPVVATLDL
- a CDS encoding peroxiredoxin, whose protein sequence is MPMINQPAPQFTTQAVFDSGEVKDLSLSDYKGKWVVLFFYPLDFTFVCPTELTQFREHVSDFAAAGAVVMGCSVDSVHSHKRWLRDDLGNLGYPLLADLTKRIARDYGVLFEDRGIATRGTFIIDPEQKIQYMGIHNTSVGRDAKEILRVLQGCQSGELCQAGWKKGDSHISPLK